A stretch of Mastomys coucha isolate ucsf_1 unplaced genomic scaffold, UCSF_Mcou_1 pScaffold1, whole genome shotgun sequence DNA encodes these proteins:
- the LOC116103308 gene encoding low affinity immunoglobulin gamma Fc region receptor IV-like: protein MWQLLLAAALVLTAFPGIQAGLQKAVVNLDPAWVRVLEEDRVTFRCQGTFSPEDSSTKWFHNESQIAHRGANYVIASVRVKDSGMYRCQTALSTMSDPVQLEVHIGWLLLQTTKWLFQEGDPIHLRCHSWQNRRVRKVTYLQNGIGKKYFHNNTELLIPKATHEDTGSYFCRGLIGYNNKSSESFYIRIRDPTSPSVSPPWHQITFYVLIGLLFAMDTVLYFSVQRGLQSSGPDYEEPKFHWSKEPQDK from the exons GTCTCCAAAAGGCTGTGGTGAACCTAGACCCTGCGTGGGTCAGGGTGCTTGAGGAAGACAGGGTGACCTTCAGGTGCCAGGGCACCTTCTCCCCCGAGGACAGTTCCACCAAGTGGTTCCATAACGAAAGCCAAATCGCACACCGGGGTGCCAACTATGTCATCGCAAGTGTCAGAGTGAAGGACAGTGGAATGTACAGGTGCCAGACAGCCCTCTCCACGATGAGTGACCCCGTGCAGCTAGAGGTCCATATAG GCTGGCTATTGCTTCAGACCACTAAGTGGCTGTTCCAGGAGGGGGACCCCATTCATCTGAGATGCCACAGCTGGCAAAACAGACGTGTACGTAAGGTCACCTATTTACAGAATGGCATAGGCAAGAAGTATTTCCATAACAATACTGAACTCCTCATTCCAAAAGCTACACACGAGGACACCGGCTCCTACTTCTGCAGAGGGCTCATCGGATACAACAACAAATCTTCGGAATCCTTTTATATACGTATAAGAG ATCCGACGTCTCCATCCGTTTCTCCGCCGTGGCATCAAATCACTTTCTATGTGCTGATCGGACTCCTGTTTGCAATGGACACGGTGCTGTATTTCTCTGTGCAGAGAGGTCTTCAGAGTTCTGGGCCAGACTATGAGGAACCCAAGTTTCACTGGAGCAAGGAACCTCAGGACAAGTGA